One stretch of Bradyrhizobium canariense DNA includes these proteins:
- a CDS encoding IS5 family transposase (programmed frameshift), which translates to MVKRYELTEAQWRLIAELLPGKAGDPGRTGADNRLFVNAVLWVLRSGAHWHDLPPRYGKWKSVHTRFARWAKNGVWERMFEALIKDHKNEYLMLDTTLVRAHQQAANRKRGDQNQALGRSRGGLTTKIHMLADALGRPLRFILTPGQSGDVTQAEALIKGSAGQYVIADRAYDSRALREAIEATGAAAVIPPNPTRKHPHSYDPALYRLRNRIERCFNKLKHFRRVATRYDRRAVHFLAFIHLASAMVWTR; encoded by the exons ATGGTCAAGCGATATGAACTTACCGAGGCACAGTGGCGGCTGATCGCAGAGCTTTTGCCCGGCAAGGCCGGCGATCCTGGTCGAACCGGTGCCGACAACCGCCTATTCGTCAATGCTGTTCTGTGGGTCTTGCGCTCCGGCGCGCATTGGCACGACCTGCCACCTCGATATGGCAAGTGGAAAAGCGTGCACACGCGCTTCGCCCGTTGGGCAAAGAATGGCGTGTGGGAGCGCATGTTCGAGGCTCTCATCAAAGATCACAAGAACGAATATCTGATGCTCGATACCACCCTGGTTCGTGCCCACCAGCAGGCCGCGA ACCGGAAAAGGGGGGACCAAAACCAGGCTTTGGGGCGTTCCCGAGGAGGATTGACCACCAAAATCCACATGCTCGCCGATGCGCTTGGCCGGCCGCTGCGCTTTATCCTCACGCCTGGCCAGAGCGGTGACGTTACGCAGGCCGAGGCTCTCATCAAAGGCTCCGCTGGCCAATACGTCATTGCCGATCGCGCCTATGACAGTCGCGCCTTGCGCGAGGCTATCGAAGCGACCGGCGCCGCAGCGGTGATCCCGCCAAACCCTACGCGCAAGCATCCCCACAGCTACGATCCGGCACTCTATCGACTGCGAAATCGCATCGAACGCTGCTTCAACAAGCTCAAGCACTTCCGCCGCGTCGCAACCCGCTACGACCGCAGAGCGGTTCACTTCCTCGCCTTCATCCATCTCGCAAGTGCTATGGTCTGGACACGCTGA
- a CDS encoding thioesterase family protein translates to MDAIYRVEGNRVITSPHAAGPWDAGMQHGSAPASLVVWAAEAILTPVPMHVARVTIDLIRPVPLTELTLETEVLREGRKIQLCAIRLLAGNVVVVGATVLKIKTQALKLPSDVTDVAVELAGPDQAREEQPSFSGSPFTSGVSMRAARGRFGVPGPGAIWYRVDRPLVESSPVSQAMRAVVAADFCNGTSAVLDFQQWTFINADLTVNFAREPVGEWILLDAESWIGPDGAGLAMARLADVKGYFGRAVQSLVIEKR, encoded by the coding sequence ATGGACGCCATCTATCGCGTTGAGGGCAACCGCGTCATCACGAGTCCCCATGCGGCCGGCCCGTGGGACGCAGGGATGCAGCATGGCTCCGCGCCGGCATCGCTGGTGGTCTGGGCCGCAGAAGCGATCCTGACGCCGGTACCGATGCACGTCGCGCGCGTCACCATCGATCTGATACGGCCGGTGCCGCTGACGGAGTTGACGCTCGAGACCGAGGTGCTGCGCGAGGGACGCAAGATTCAGCTTTGCGCCATCCGGCTGCTCGCGGGGAATGTCGTCGTTGTCGGCGCGACCGTGCTCAAGATCAAGACGCAAGCATTGAAATTGCCATCGGATGTCACCGATGTCGCGGTCGAGCTTGCGGGCCCCGATCAGGCGCGTGAGGAGCAGCCGAGCTTTTCCGGCAGTCCCTTTACGTCAGGCGTCTCGATGCGCGCGGCCCGTGGTCGCTTCGGCGTGCCCGGCCCCGGCGCGATCTGGTATCGGGTCGACCGGCCGCTGGTCGAGTCCTCCCCAGTCTCGCAAGCGATGCGCGCCGTCGTTGCCGCCGATTTCTGCAACGGTACATCTGCCGTGCTGGATTTTCAGCAATGGACGTTCATCAATGCCGACCTCACCGTGAACTTTGCCCGCGAACCGGTCGGCGAATGGATCCTGCTCGATGCGGAATCCTGGATCGGTCCCGACGGCGCCGGGCTCGCGATGGCGCGGCTCGCCGACGTGAAGGGATATTTCGGCCGCGCCGTGCAAAGCCTCGTCATCGAGAAGCGGTGA
- a CDS encoding NAD(P)H-dependent flavin oxidoreductase, translated as MSMPALFKGRLSIPVIGAPLFIISVPDLVIAQCKAGVVGSFPALNARPPALLDEWLARIKQELAAHDKAHPDRLSAPFAVNQIVHRSNNRLEQDLALCEKHKVPMIITSLGAREELNQAAHRWGGIVFHDVINQKFAHKAVEKGADGLILVSAGAGGHAGRISPFAFVAETRQWFDGPIALSGAIGNGRAIRAARLLGADFAYIGSAFIATTEANAVEGYKQMITTSAAEDIVYSNLFTGVHGNYLKPSIVAAGMDPDNLPESDASKMSFGTDASGERAKPKAWKEIWGSGQGVGSVGKVLPAAELIARFKQEYAEAADPAL; from the coding sequence ATGTCCATGCCTGCCTTGTTCAAGGGCCGTCTGTCGATTCCCGTGATCGGTGCACCGCTGTTCATCATTTCCGTGCCTGATCTGGTGATCGCGCAGTGCAAGGCTGGCGTCGTCGGATCATTTCCGGCGCTCAACGCCCGGCCGCCGGCGTTGCTCGACGAGTGGCTGGCGCGCATCAAGCAGGAGCTTGCCGCGCACGACAAGGCGCATCCCGATCGGCTGTCGGCGCCGTTCGCGGTGAATCAGATCGTGCATCGGTCGAACAACCGGCTCGAGCAGGATCTGGCGCTTTGCGAGAAGCACAAGGTGCCGATGATCATCACCTCGCTGGGCGCGCGGGAGGAGCTTAACCAGGCCGCGCATCGCTGGGGCGGCATCGTCTTTCACGACGTGATCAACCAGAAATTCGCGCACAAGGCGGTCGAGAAGGGCGCTGACGGCCTGATCCTGGTGTCAGCCGGCGCAGGCGGTCATGCCGGCAGAATATCGCCTTTCGCCTTCGTGGCCGAGACCCGGCAATGGTTCGACGGGCCGATCGCGCTGTCGGGAGCGATCGGCAATGGCCGCGCGATTCGCGCGGCGCGGCTGCTCGGCGCCGACTTTGCCTATATCGGCTCCGCCTTCATCGCCACGACCGAAGCCAATGCGGTGGAAGGCTACAAGCAGATGATCACCACCTCGGCGGCGGAAGACATCGTCTATTCCAATTTATTCACCGGCGTGCATGGCAATTATTTGAAGCCATCGATCGTCGCCGCCGGGATGGATCCGGACAATCTTCCGGAATCCGACGCATCGAAAATGAGCTTCGGCACCGATGCTTCGGGCGAGCGCGCCAAGCCGAAAGCCTGGAAGGAGATTTGGGGCAGCGGCCAGGGCGTCGGCAGCGTCGGCAAGGTCCTGCCGGCAGCCGAACTGATCGCGCGGTTCAAACAGGAATATGCGGAGGCGGCCGATCCCGCGCTGTGA